In Candidatus Babeliales bacterium, the DNA window TTGTTGTGATGCTTGCCATTTAGATTTAATTTCTTCAGATAAAAGAGGCAATTGATCAATGTCATCAACAATAACAAAATTGTTATTTAATTCTTCATCTACGTGAATTTTAGTTCTTAAGATTTCGTGGATATCGCTACCAAGTAACCATTGATCACCATGCTTCTCTTCTAAATATTGTTGAATAATTTGATTAAATATGGATGGGGTAATTTTTATTTCAAGTGTATCAAGAATGGGCATGTGAAGCTTAACGCCTTGAGGGTCATTTAAAAACTGTAAATGAGGTTTTCCGTATGTATAAGCGTTTACAAAGCCCTGTAGTATTGTATTATTAATAGTATATTCATTACCATTTTCAATCCATTCCGCTGCATTTTCTCCAATTCCGGCAGCACAATAGTGAAGTATATCCTGATAATAGTCACTAAAATCTTGCTGCTTATTTAAAACTTGATTTAATTTTTCCGTGATCCATTTACGAAGAGCTCGTTTCTTTTTTGATTGAATGACCGTTTGCTTCCAATTTTTTAATATATTTTCAAATTGTTTTGCATCAGTAAAATTATATTTCATTAAACCGAAAATACTTTCCATTGCACTATTTACATTCATTGTTTTGCTAATATAATCAGAAAAAAATGCTAATGCATTAAATAAAGCATGATAACCGCATGTTGCAGCTTCCTTTTGGGGTACTACTTCAATTTGTTTAATTATTAGTTCAGCATTATCTTCTACTTCAGATTTATCAGTCTGCATGCCATTTGTAGATAAATGTGGTTCTTTTTTTCCATTGCTGGGTTGAGAAGTTTTTGTAGATATTTGATCAGGTTTGGTTTCTTTGTGCAGTAATTCAAACAATTTTTTGGACGTTTTCGTACCTTTATCGGGCAGTTTAGGTAATTTATTATACCACCAGCTAAAAAGGCCTAAACCGATTAAACCAGTACCAATTAATAGAGATGAGGCTTTATTTTCAGTACCCCACTTAAAAGTTGTATTTAATAACGATTGAAAATTCCAGGCCTGGATAGTAATTGGCTGGAATGAAATAGCGAATAATAAAAAGAGAGTGCCATATTTTCTAATCATAAAAACCTCCGAAACTATAAAGTACACTATAATTTTTGCATAATCTGGAGAATATGTCAAATAGCAAGTAATATTTGGCTGCTGTAATAAATTTCGCAATGCATACTTGTCTTAATGAAAAAACCTGCGATAGAATGTAGCTAAATAATAAATTGTGTTATACTTGGCTTCCACTTAACGTAAAATAATTAAATTTCAATACGAAGGGACTCGTGATGGGATTATTCCAAGGGAACATGTTTTGGCAGTTGCTAATACAATCTGATACAATGACTAAATTTGTCATCATTGTGTTATTGATCATGTCAATTCTATGTTGGACGGTCTTTTTTTATAAAATTATTTTATTCAGCGTAAAACGACGTCAAATGCAATCAGCGCTTCGTTATTTAAAAAAAGTTCATACATTAGATGATTTGCGTACAATGGCCGCAGCATTTGCACATACATTGCCGGGTTATGTAGTTAATAAAAATTTAAGTTTTCTTAAAGCATTACTTGAAGTAAAAGAAAGTAAAATTCTTTTAAGCGAACATGAATTAGAACTTCTTCAACAACGTGTTGAACAAACAATTGATGATATTGTGCATCGTGAAGAATCATATTTACCCCTTTTATCAAGTACTGCAGCGGCAGCACCATTATTAGGATTATTTGGTACTATTTGGGGTTTAGTACATGCATTTATGAGTATTAGCCAAAGTCAACAAGCTGATATTGTTACTATTGCACCAGGGATTGCGGAAGCTTTAATTACAACGCTCGTTGGGTTAATAGTGGCAATACCAGCATTGCTGATATTTCATTATTTAAATACGCAAGTTAAACATTTGGAGCAACAATTATTAAATCTTGCTGATAAACTTGCATGGTTGGTACAAACGATATTTTTAAGAAGGTAAAAGTATTAAATAAGGATGTGTAATGATGCGTTCAAAAAGATATAAAAGACGTCGTACACTTTCTACGCCGGAAGTGAGTCTTACTCCATTAATAGATACTGCTTTAACGTTGCTTATTATTTTTATGGTTACCGCACCAATGATCAATAATGCGATTAAAGTTGAATTGCCAAAAGGTGCTATTAAAGAAGGTGGTAAGGAGCAACAAGAATTAGTAGTGACGATTGATCAAAAAGGGGAAATCTATTTTAATAACAAACAAGTTTCTTTAGTTGCGCTTGAGCAAACAATTAAAGATTATTTTGTGGCATCTGCAGCATCGACTGAAAAAAGTGTTTGGGTAAGAGTGCATGGTGCAACAACAACGTGCGATACGTTAGTTGATGTTATGAGTAAGATAAAAAATATTGGTGGTGTAAAAGATGTTAAAATTGCCACACAAAAAATGGCTGTCACAAGTGCCTAAACGGGTTCGTTTTTTAGGTAAACTTTGTCTCTTATCAATATCATTACATGGTATATTATTGATTTTTCTAACTATTGGCCTACATAAAAATAATAATCAAACAATGCATATTATTTTAAATAGACGGTCATCAGATGCGCAAATTATTTTATTGCCGCATTTTAAAACTATTCCTCAAGCGGTTAAAATTGCATCGACAGAAAAAAAACCATGTATTGAAAAAAATCATACAAAAATAAATACGGTTAAAAAAGAAGATTGTCAAAAATTGGCTGATAATATGCAAAACAAAAAATCAGCAAATCAGCTTATAACACAACCAATGAAGAAAAAGGTTGCTAAAACGCAGCCGTTAAAAAAAGAACCGATTAAAAAAGTGGTACCCGCTAAAAATAATGTAGCTCAGAATCAAAAAAAAGTAGCAACAAAGCAAATAGCAACACCAGATAAAGAGCCTGTTGCTCAGCCACTAAAGCCTGCGCAATCATTACAAACTACAACTACTGCTGAATCTAATGAGCAAGAAATTATTTATATTGGCAGAGAAGATAAGATAATACTTGAACATCAAATGCATGTGCAACGGCAAATAGAAAATGTTTGGCGGTCACCAGTTGGATTGGCCAAAGATTTAACATGCGAGATTGCCGTAACATTAAACGAGCACGGTGCGGTTGAACAACTGACGATTGAAAAATCATCACAAGTATCCACCTACGATATTACCGCGCGAAGTGCACTTTCTCATATTACATACCCAAAAACAATGTGGGGTAAACGGTTAATAATAACTTTTAAACAGTAGGTCATTATACATGATGAGTTGCAAAAGACTTTTTTTAATCATTGTTATTTTATGCAATTTTCCGTTTTTACTTGCACAAAATAATCATCAAGCATCAATGATAATTTCAGCATCAAAATCAGAAAAGACGCCGCTTTTATTAGGATTAGTTGGTAATAATATACAATTAACTTCATGTGCAGATATTCTGAAAATTATGCTGGAGCAGAAGCATTTTAAAACAATGGGATTTCAAGTTGCGCAAGAAAATTTTTTATCGATACCATCAAAGCGAACAATAAAAAAATATGGCTCATCCCATCCGATCGGTATTTTTTTAGAATATAATAAAAAGAATAATGCATTAGTTTGGCGCTTATATGATACTTTTTATGCGAGCATGATAAAAGGTGGGCAGTTTAATATTCAAGATATGCCAGTGCGCGTACAGGCAGAGCATTTAGCAGATCAATTATGGCCAGCGTTAACTGGTCAGCCAGGATTTTTTTCAACCCGCATTGCCTTTTGCAAAGATATTAAATCCAATAATCAACGTGGCATAAAGCAATTGTGTGTCATTGCGCCATATGCTCAAACAACGAAGTCTGATGATAATGCATTTCTTAATACGCTCATCGAGCGGGGTAAAGTTTTTGCACCACGCTGGAATCAAGATACTCAGAATCCACTTGTTTTATATTCTGAAAGTACCTTATCAAATGTCAGGTTAATGTCAGTTGATTTAAAACAAAAGCGCAAAATTATTTCCAATTTTGACGGGCTTAATATGCTGCCAAGTTTCTCCTCTGATGGTAAGCGCGTTGTATATTGCTTATCAATAAATAGTAAAAGTCAGTTATATTTGTATGAATTAAATGAAGATAAAGAAACCGCTCATTTAAAAAGGTTAACGCATAATGCTGGTAATAATTTATCGCCATTTTTGTGCGCAAATGGTGACATTATTTTTTGCTCAGATTTTGAAGGAAAGGGCCCACAAATTTGCCGGTATCATCATAAAGATAATGTGATTGAGGCAATTACGCGTAATGGTTACTATGCGTGTCCCGTTTTAAATCCAAAAATTGAGGTTATCGCTTATTGCAAAAATGTGAAAGGGTATATGCAGATTTATTTGTATGACACTAAAACGAAAAAACATGAACAAGTAACTTTTGATAATACGCACAAAGAAGAATGTACATGGTCTCCGTGTGGGAATTTATTAGCATACAGCGTTGATACAGGTAAAACGAGTAGAATTGCATTATTTAATACTAATACTCGTGAGCAACAATTTATTACCGCCGCCCATGAGCGTTGCACCTATCCTGCTTGGTCGCCACAATATGAGCGGCCAATTGTATTGGCATCGCGGGATTGAGCGATTATTTTCTTGAAGTAAAATATTTAATTCCAAAGGCTACACCGAGACCAATAAGTCCAATTCCGGAGGCAACAGCTAATTTATTATTGTTTACAAAACTTCGATATCTTTGTATTTTTAGTTTATAATAATAAGTCCACTTTAATAATTTAATTGCTATTTCCTGTTCTTCTGTGGTCAAATCTTCAAATGTGGTCAAAAAATCAAGTGCAGTATAATTATCTGTATATTTAATAATTAATTTTAAGATATTAAGATGGTTACCTTCTATAGCCAACATTAATGGTGTAGAACCAACTGAACTTACCTCAGCACCATTTTTAAGAAGTAACTCTACAATTTCTATACGTCCATTTTTTATGGCAACCATTAATGCATTCCAAGAATCAAGTAGTACATGTTCATTAACATCGACACCATTTTTTATTAAAAATTCTACAACTTCATAATGCCCGTTTCCTGCAGCCAAAATTAATGGGGTCCAGCAACTATTGTGAGTATATTCAGAGTAACAATTTTTCTTCAATAAAGATTCAACAATTTTTTTATTTCCTGCTGCAGCATGAAAATGCAGTGGAGTTTCATTATCTTTGTTAACAGATAAGAAATCTTTATGGCTTAATTGTGATGTAACTTCTTGAAAAACTCTATAAGGTATTTTGGGATCAAATAAAGCTTCTTGTGGAGTATTGTAGGTATGGGATAATATTAGAGGAGTATAATCTCTTATTTCAGTTTTTTTATCCCCAGCTAAGTAATTAATCAGATGTATTTTTTCATATATACACGGTTTAATTTTTTCTGTTAAAGCTTTTTCCATTCCATATAATGAACTGCTTGGCAGACAATTACCTAATCCGAGAAAAATAAATAAGAGATAAAATAATTTTTTCATTGGTCTCACATTGAAATATATAGGTTGGGCAATTTTTATATTTTTAACGAGAATATAATTGTATTATTTTATAATAGCAATGATTTGTCAAAGGCGTATTCTTTGAGATATTATGAGAATCTTCGGTAAAAGATAAAATTGCCCTGTTCTGGTTCTTTAAAAGGAATTTTATAGAGCATTGGGCTTTATAGTTGCTTAAAAGTCGACAATTTTCGTACATTATATTATTATGAAAGGAATTTTTCTTGTACCTTTCTATTATTGAAATTTTATAGTACAATTAGAATAAAAAGTTTCAAGCTATAGGATTTTAACAACTTATATGCTTATTGCAGAGTAATTAACGTTTAATAAAATAGGAATATTATGAGACATCGCATGCGCAATAACAGTTTTGCCAAAGGCCCTAAAGGGGTTTTTATTATAGTATTTTTCTTTCTTGTTTCCATTTTAGCATTAACTAAATTGACCGATTATACCCGTCACGTCAAAACAATGAATTATTCATCTTTTATTGATGCAGTAGAGCGTGGTGATGTGAAATCAGTTCATATTGCCGGGCAAGATGTTTACGGCGCTTTAAAGGATGGCTCTCGGTTTGAAGCAGTTATTGCAGAGGGAGCACAAAATTTTGATACATTGCGTAAGCATGACGTTGAATTTTCAGTGGCACCCAATTCGAGCCCTCTTGGCCCTTGGTATATTTTTCTATTGATGATTTTATTAACGGTGCCACTCGGTATTTGGTACTTTTTCAAACAAAATCGAAATGGTTCAGGCGGCTCCAGTGGTATTTTCTCTATGGGTAAAAGCCGCGCAAAAATGTTTAACCCTTCGATGATTAGTGCTACTTTTGATTCGGTGGCAGGAGTTCATGAGGCAAAAAGTGCCTTGAAAGATGTAGTAGACTTTTTAAAAAACCCAGACAAATATCATCGTCTTGGCGCAAAAGTGCCTCGCGGTATACTTTTAGTAGGAGAACCAGGAAATGGAAAAACACTTTTGGCAAAAGCAATAGCTGGTGAAGCTAATTGTCCATTTTTTAGTATAACTGGTTCTGATTTTATTGAAGTTTTTGTTGGAGTAGGTGCTGCACGCGTACGTGATCTATTTGCACAAGCACGAAAAAATT includes these proteins:
- a CDS encoding ankyrin repeat domain-containing protein codes for the protein MKKLFYLLFIFLGLGNCLPSSSLYGMEKALTEKIKPCIYEKIHLINYLAGDKKTEIRDYTPLILSHTYNTPQEALFDPKIPYRVFQEVTSQLSHKDFLSVNKDNETPLHFHAAAGNKKIVESLLKKNCYSEYTHNSCWTPLILAAGNGHYEVVEFLIKNGVDVNEHVLLDSWNALMVAIKNGRIEIVELLLKNGAEVSSVGSTPLMLAIEGNHLNILKLIIKYTDNYTALDFLTTFEDLTTEEQEIAIKLLKWTYYYKLKIQRYRSFVNNNKLAVASGIGLIGLGVAFGIKYFTSRK
- a CDS encoding biopolymer transporter ExbD, with the protein product MMRSKRYKRRRTLSTPEVSLTPLIDTALTLLIIFMVTAPMINNAIKVELPKGAIKEGGKEQQELVVTIDQKGEIYFNNKQVSLVALEQTIKDYFVASAASTEKSVWVRVHGATTTCDTLVDVMSKIKNIGGVKDVKIATQKMAVTSA
- a CDS encoding TonB C-terminal domain-containing protein gives rise to the protein MLKLPHKKWLSQVPKRVRFLGKLCLLSISLHGILLIFLTIGLHKNNNQTMHIILNRRSSDAQIILLPHFKTIPQAVKIASTEKKPCIEKNHTKINTVKKEDCQKLADNMQNKKSANQLITQPMKKKVAKTQPLKKEPIKKVVPAKNNVAQNQKKVATKQIATPDKEPVAQPLKPAQSLQTTTTAESNEQEIIYIGREDKIILEHQMHVQRQIENVWRSPVGLAKDLTCEIAVTLNEHGAVEQLTIEKSSQVSTYDITARSALSHITYPKTMWGKRLIITFKQ
- a CDS encoding MotA/TolQ/ExbB proton channel family protein, yielding MGLFQGNMFWQLLIQSDTMTKFVIIVLLIMSILCWTVFFYKIILFSVKRRQMQSALRYLKKVHTLDDLRTMAAAFAHTLPGYVVNKNLSFLKALLEVKESKILLSEHELELLQQRVEQTIDDIVHREESYLPLLSSTAAAAPLLGLFGTIWGLVHAFMSISQSQQADIVTIAPGIAEALITTLVGLIVAIPALLIFHYLNTQVKHLEQQLLNLADKLAWLVQTIFLRR